The segment ATATCTTCATTAGTGCTAGTGGCCTTTATGGTCAGTGTTTGTTTGGTGAGTTTGATGCTGAACAGGGTCGTTACCCTTGTTCTTATCTTCAACGTGCACTGGGTGGTAATCGAAACCCGACATAATGGCGTCAGCTGAGCCATTGCGGAATCGAATACCTGTCCAAATCACCATGTAAACGTGAATTAAGACAAACACGATGAATGCCCAAGTTACAATGTGGTGCCATTCACGGACGTTAGCTAATCCGCCCATTGCGTAGGTTACCCACTCTGCAGGCTGCCAAAATAGGCCTCCCATACCAAGGTGGTATACGTTGGCATATAGGGTTAAGCCAGTCACACACATGAAAATAGCGGCGATAGAAATACCTGCATAAACCACTAACTGTAACGGGCCGTAAGCACCATGATGGGGTGGTTGCCCAACCCAAAAATAGGCTTTAATTTGTTTTATCCAGCTATTCGGACTTACTGCATCTTTTACTGAACGTCTTTCGATATTACTGCGGCTAAAGAAGAACAAATAAGCGCGAATTAACGTCACAGCAACAAGGAGAAATCCCAGTACTTCATGGACAAAACGTACCCAGCCTTGCTCCAATACGTTGGTGCTATCTGGTGCAACTAAGAATGGCCAAGCAATATAAAAGCCTGTGACCACTAAACCAAATATGGCAAAAGCACGGAGCCAGTGACATAGACGTATAATAAAAGAGAAAACATAGGATCGTTTGTACAACACTGTATCTGTTGACATAAATTCCTTCCTTACACTGCTTGTGCTGGAATACGGAATTCACTCAAAGATTGGCCTTTGTAATCCATCACGTGTACTGAACACGCCATACATGGGTCAAATGAGTGGATCACACGAAGAACTTCAAGAGGCTTAGTTGGATCTTCTAACTTTAAGCCGACTAAAGAAGCTTCATAAGGTGCAATTTTGCCGTTGCCATCAATTGGGCTTGCGTTCCATGTGGTAGGAACAACTGCTTGATAGTTTTCAACTAAACCGTCTTTAATACGTAGCCAGTGACTTAATAAACCACGAGGCGCTTCAATCACACCTACACCTTTGTATTCTTTTTTAGGATCAATGGTTGGCTCAATGTACGTAGTTTGATCTGAATTTAGGTTTGCGACCATAGATTCAAAGGTAGTTAAACCATTACGTGCAATGATTAAGGTATGAAGCATACGTGCAGCTGTACGACCTAATGTAGTAAATAGGGCACCTGCTGGAAGGCCTGTTGTTTTTAAGAACTCGTTAACAACTGGTACAACGTATGGATTACCTTTTGCGTAGTTCACTGCAATAGTGGCTAGTGGACCTACTTCAACAGGCTCGCCATTGTAACGTGGTGATTTAACCCAAGAGTATTTACCCGCTTCGTTAATCGTTGGACGTTTACCTTCTATGGTGTCACGTTCAATAAACGGAGTGTGCTCAGGAATTGTTGTGCCATCAAATGGGTGCTGTGGTTTATCAGCGTTGTACCATGAGTGGGTCACATCTTCAGCAATAAGGCTAAGATCAACATTTTCTGCTTTGGTTAGATCTTTATTACGAATAACACCGCCAGTAAATAGTTGTTCTTCTTCGTTTAGCTGAATAGATTCACTACACATGAAGGTGCTAATGTTACAGCCGCCTAATACACTTGGCTCTTTGCCAAATGCCGCTGCCGCCATCAGAATGTCCGCTTGGTAGGCACGTTCAATAAATTCAGCTACATGAACAAACTTTTGTTTAAACTCTTGTAGGCGAGCAGGATCTAACATGTCACGAACACAAGTTACACCACCAACAACAATAGATTGTGGGTGCGGGTTTTTGCCACCCCAAATTGCCATCATTTCAGCGCCAATACGTTGAACTTCAAGTGCTTTAAGGTAGTGAGATAAACCAATTAGATTTTGCTCTGGTGTGAATGCATATGTTTTGTTGCCCCAGTATGCGTTAGCAAATGGACCTAACTTACCTGTGTTTACTAAGCCTTGTACTTTTTCTTGTACTGCGCGTAGTTCACCTTCACCCGCTGCCATTGGTGTTTTCGACCACTTCATTGCTTCTTGTGCCGCTTTTGCAGGATCGGCACTTAATGCAGAAACCACATCCACCCAGTCAAGGCCATGTAGTAGGTAGAAATGAACAATGTGGTCGTGCATTTCAAGTGACGTTAAAATCAAGCTACGAATGTATTTCGCGTTGATAGGCACTTGAGCATTAATGGCATTTTCAACCGCTAATGTGCCACATAGGTAGTGTGATGATGTACATACACCACAAATACGCTGCATTAATAGGCCTACATCATAAGGTGTACGGCCTTTCATGATGATCTCTAAACCACGGAACAGGGTAGAAGAGGCATAAGCTTTTTCAATAACATTGTTAGCATCAAGTTCAACTTCGATGCGTAAGTGGCCTTCGATACGAGTAATGGGATCGATTACGACACGCTTGCTCATGAATTATTCCTCGACTTTCTTTGCAAAAATACTACTCACTGCGTGAGCACCAATACCTACAGCAGTAACGCCTAATGTCACTGCGCCAATGGTATCGGCAGTGGCATCTAAACCATGTAAAGGCTGACGGCTTAATGGTTTTTCGAAATACGCCATTTCATCCCAAAAATCTGGTTCAGAACATCCAATGCAGCCATGACCTGCAAGAACAGGCCAGCTTGTGTGCGCGTTAAAGCGCTCTGTAGGACAGTTGTTGTAAGTGTATGGACCTTTACAACCCATCTTAAATAAGCAGTAACCTTGCTTAGCGTTGTCATCACCAAATTCAGTTACAAATTCACCCGCATCAAAGTGACCACGACGCTCACAGTTATCATGCACACGTGCGCCATATGCCCACTTAGGACGGTTAAACATATCAAGAGCAGGAAGACGACCAAACATAATGTAGTACATCAATGTACCCGTGATGTTGGCTGGGTTTGGTGGGCAACCTGCAACGTTGATCACTGGGCGATCAATCACAGCACCTACGCTTTTCGCACCCGTTGGGTTAGGACGAGCTGCCTGTACACCACCAAAAGAAGAACAAGTACCCACACAAATAACGGCTGCTGCATCGTTAGCCACACGTTTAATCAGTGACATACCAGTTTCAGCTTTGCTGCCAAGCGTAAGATAAATACCGTTATTAGCAGTAGGAACCGCACCTTCTGCTGCTAATAGGTATTTGCCTTTGTACGCTTTCATTGCGTTTTCAAGGTTTTCTTCAGCTTGTTGACCAGCCGCTGCCATTAATACTTCTTGGTATTCAAGAGAAACATGTTCAAATAAAAGAGTACTAATATCTGGAGTGGTTGTACGTGTTAGTGATTCAGAACAGCCAGTACATTCTGCAAGGCTTAACCAGATAAGAGGCACGCGATCGGAAAGCTCTGCAGCTTCTGCAACCATGGTGCTAAACGGTAAAGGTAAAGCCAGTAGGGATGTAATAGTGGCACTCCAAATCATGAAGTCACGACGGGTAATGCCATTTTGTTCTAATTTGTCTTTGAATGATTCCTCACGAAGAGGTTTCATTGCTCGTAACTCTGCAAGACGCTTCTTGCCTAGTTCGAAAAGGGCTGCATGCGAGTCCATCTATCAACCTTGTTTATTATGAATACTTATACGCTAAGGGAATAGCGTGCAGATTTTAGGCTTGTAATGATGAGAGATGATTGATCTATATCAGATTTTTGATTTTTGTATGACAATATAAAAAATCAAAAATGAAGGGATGCATAAATAACTCATTGATATTGTTAATGAGAATGCTTTGTATTATTCAAACGTGGTAATAAAGACTTTAACGTATTGAAATTTATAGAGTAAAAATATGAATGCAATAAGTTACATTGATTTCAAATGCGAATAATATGCTTGGATATGCAACATAATTTTTGGATAAAAAATAAATAATATTTAAGCGAGAGAAGAAAAATAGAAAATTAGAAATATTTAGTTTTTTTAGCGTATTTTTAAGGCAGATATAAAAAACCTCAGTCGAGACTGAGGTTTAATTATTAACATGTTGCTGGTTTATTCACCAGCAAGGAAAGCAGCATCAAGTTTACAGAACGCCAATAATAAATTAGCCGCTGCAGCATAGAAGCCAAATTGATCTCGGTTTTGACACTCTTTCACAAACAGTGGTAACCAGTTAAGCAGCATAGTGTTAACAAAAGAAAGCTGTGCTTGCATTAGCTCTTCACGCTTTTCTTCAGTCTCTTGCTGGTTAGCCATGATGATAAGGTTACCCATGAAATCCAATTCAACAGCAAGGTGATCGGCTGGCTCATTGAATTCTTTACGCTGTGCAATCGCGTAATCATTCATTAGCACATTCATATCTTGTGCTGGCTTATCGTTAAGTAAACCAGATGTACCTACATACATAGATGCGTAAGGCAGCGCGCCTGTTTTCGGTGTGCTTAGGAATAAACCACAGAAATCTGCCGCCAGTTCAAGTTGCTCATCAGGACGTGTGTTCGATTGATTAATTACTTCGCGAAAAGCTTCAACGGGTGCTTTTAATTCCTCGGTCATGCCTAAGCCTGAAAGGAATGTGTACATTTCACCACCGTGGTATTCATGCAGATCTGCATCAGTGAGTTCGCGAGCGAAAAGTGATGACATCCACCAGTAGATCTCTGCACGTTGTTCGTTGAAAGCAATAAATTCTTGCATTGTCACTCCAGACAGATAAAACACATTCAAATATAACCTGCAGCATTATATTGGAATCTATTTTAAAAAGGTGAAATAAAGGCGATGAATTTTCGTTCATCGCCTTATTTTAATCAACTAGCTAAGTAAAATTACTTATCCATAGCTGGGAACAGTGGGTCGATACCTTCTTCGTAGATAGGACCGTTAAAGCCTGTTACTGCAGGAACAACACCTGTGTACTTCTCGATCTGAACTAGGGCAGCAGCAGCAGATGTTGCTTGCGCTAGGCTAGAGGTACCGATGTCTTCTGTTAATACGTTTGGATCACCGTAAGTACAGATAGTACCCACTTTACCGCCTTCTAATGGGCTGTACCATGCGCCTTCTTGTAGACGACAAACACCTGGTAGGTAATCATCTGTTACAACAGCACCTGCTAATACCTGACCACGATCGTTGTATACACGTACGATATCGCCAGATTTGATACCACGAGCAGCAGCATCTTGAGTGTTGATAAAGATAGGCTCACGCTCAGCAACGGCGTAAGTCGCACGGAAATCCGTTGACGAACATAACTGTGAGTGTAGACGATCTTTCGGGTGCGTACTCTGCATGTTGATCGGGAAGCGATCAGAGCGAGGACCACCATGACTACGTTCAGTCTTTTCAAACCACATTGGGTGACCTTGACAGTCTTTGTAACCCATATCTGCGATAGTCTTACAGTAGATTTCGATCATACCTGAAGACGTACCTAGTGGCTCAAGGTCAGGTTCTTTACGGAATGATTCGTGGCGAACCCACTCTTTACCCGCAGGGAACTCGATGAAACCTTCACCATCCCAGAACTTCTTGAAGTTAGGCATACGAACACCTAGACCACGACCTTGCAGACGCGCACCGTTGTAGATCTCTTCAATGATTTCCATTTGCGTCTTACCGCCAGTGAATGCTTCTTCGCGGTTAAAGCGAGAACATAGCTCACGGAAAATCTCAAAGTCATCTTTAGATTCGTACATAGGCTCAACAATCTTACGTAGGGCAATAATACCTGCGTTAGAGTGGTTACCGTACTGCTCGATATCGTTACGCTCGTATGTAGTTGTTGCAGGTAATACGATATCTGCAAAACGACAAGTTGCTGTCCACTGGTGTTCAATCGATACAACAGTTTCTAACTTAGTCCAAGCCTTGATCATCTTGTTACGATCTTGGTGGTGACCAAATGGGTTGTTACCACTGAAGATCGCCATCTTCATAACAGGGTACTTAATCTTCTGACCATTGTAGTTAATAGTCTTGCCTGGGTTGTCGATACAATCAACAAAGCGAGCAACTGGAATGAAAGTAGAGTAACCGTCGTATGAACCGTTATGAATTGGAGCAACACCTGTAACACCACTAAAGCCAGACATTAGTGGGCCATTCGAGGTGATTGAACCTGCATCATTGTAGTGCCAGCCGAAGCCGAAACCACCACCTGGTAGACCGATTTGACCTAGCATTGCTGCAAGTACAACTAGCATCCACGCGTACTGTTCACCGTGCTGCATACGTTGTAGACACCAGCCACCGATGATTTGCGTACGGCCGCTTGCCATTGTGCGCGCAAGAGCACGGATATCATCAGCTTTGATACCACAGATCTTTTCAGCCCACTCAGGGTTCTTAACAACACCGTCAGTCTTACCAAGAACGTAAGGCATGAACTTATCAAGACCAGTTGTGTAATCAGCAATGAAGTCTTTGTTATATAAGTTTTCAGTGTATAGCGTATGTGCAATAGCAAGCATTAATGGAACATCAGTCTGTGGGTTAACACGGATCTGCTCACCACCAACCACTTTTTGAGTGCTAGAAACCACAGGATCGACGTAGATCACTTTGATTTCTTTATTCTTCACTTTTTCTGCAAGTTGCTCATAGTACTGGTATGGGCTGTGGTCTGGTACTAACCAACCCACTTGCAGGTTTTTAATTGGGTCAGATGCCCAAATAACGATAGTGTCAGTGTGTTCAAGTACGAGTGGCCATGATGTTTGTTGCTCGTAAACTTCCATTGCGCCAGCAACGTAAGGAAGAATTACCTGAGCAGCACCTGTTGAGTAGTCACCCATTTTACCTAGGGTAGTACCGTGAAGACCAACACCACGCTTCATCATGGTACCTGCGTTATGCAGTTTACCCACTGATTGCCAGCCTGTGTGACCAGAGTACAGTGCACTTGGACCGAAGTTGTTCTGAACACGCTCCATCTCATGGTAGAAGAAGTCTAACGCTTGAGACCATGGCACACGTACAAAACGGTTATTACCACGTTGTGTTGTATCTGACTTGTAGCCTTGCTTTAGCCAATCAATACGTACCATTGGGTATTTAACACGTGCAGGGTTATAAACCACTTCACGTACCGCTTGGATCATATCTGTTGGGTTCTTGTCTTTTTCAAATGGCGTTGTTTCAGTCCAAACACCGTCAACAACTTTAGCGCGGAATGCACCCCAGTGAGAGCCAGATAACACTTCGCCAGAGAACGCAGCTTTTGCTTCTTCAGCAGCCATTGCTTTACGAGGAGCAAGAAGGCTTGTACCTACAACCGATGCAGCACTTGCCATTGCAAGGCCAGATAGGAAGCGGCGGCGTGAGATGCCAGTTTTATTAGTTTGAGTCGCCATATGTTGGAGAATCCTTAAACTTTAATTTTTATCGATGGGGCGGGGATAGTGATATCACCCGCCTATCATTTATTTGTTATTAGGCTGCAGGATTAGTGCGCGCCTGCACCGCCTGTATCGCTACCGTGGTTCTGAAGATATTTCAGTAGCGTACGTTCTTCTGTTTTAGACAGACGGTAGTAAGAGCTCATGGCTTTCAGACTTGCGATCCAGCCATTTGCAGTAAAATGGCCTGGTGCTGGCGCCGCGTGACAAGCGTTACAAGTAGAGCCGTACATTTCTTCTGCGTAGTTCCAGATAGGCTGGATGCTATCGATCATGTCAGCTTTAGTAATCCAAGCTTGTACCGTTACGTTCTGCCATACGATGTCAGTTGCTGGATCAGTTTCTTCCTTAACAATCTTCTCGTTAGCTTTGATGTCACCACGGATAGTCGCTTTAAATACGCGCTTACCCATGTACTCTGTCATAACGCGACCTTTACCTGCTTTTTCTAGCCAGCCATTTACTTCAACTTTTAGCATGTCGCCTTTACGTTCAAGTACAGTTACTTCAGACGCTGGTAGTAATTTACCTTCTGATTTAGCGTTAGCATCGTCAGTGGCGAACATATCTTTCTCACCAAGAGAGTAAAGCTTGTCAGCTGTTGCGCCTTGAGAAGTCGCTTCAGCTTGAAGGTTTTGGTAATCCTTCTGGAAACCACCAGCCATGTTTGGTAGTTCGTGCGCAATACCTTTGTGACATTCGATACAGTTCATGTCTTTTGCAGCAGCGTCTGTCATTGCAGCAGCAGCTTCAGGTGATTGCTTAGCGTGATCCATTGCAGAGTAATTGTGACAGCTCTTACAGGTGCTCGAATTTTGCTTTTTCATTCGATCCCATACCATCTGAGCTAATTCTAAACGGTGCTCTTCAAACTTTTCAGGCGTATCAATCTTTTTGGTAATAAACTGGTTATATACGTCTTTTGATGCCATCAGCTTAGTTTGAACCATACCAACTAAATCTTTAGGTTGGTGACAGTCCACAC is part of the Photobacterium angustum genome and harbors:
- the cybH gene encoding Ni/Fe-hydrogenase, b-type cytochrome subunit, which translates into the protein MSTDTVLYKRSYVFSFIIRLCHWLRAFAIFGLVVTGFYIAWPFLVAPDSTNVLEQGWVRFVHEVLGFLLVAVTLIRAYLFFFSRSNIERRSVKDAVSPNSWIKQIKAYFWVGQPPHHGAYGPLQLVVYAGISIAAIFMCVTGLTLYANVYHLGMGGLFWQPAEWVTYAMGGLANVREWHHIVTWAFIVFVLIHVYMVIWTGIRFRNGSADAIMSGFDYHPVHVEDKNKGNDPVQHQTHQTNTDHKGH
- a CDS encoding nickel-dependent hydrogenase large subunit, with translation MSKRVVIDPITRIEGHLRIEVELDANNVIEKAYASSTLFRGLEIIMKGRTPYDVGLLMQRICGVCTSSHYLCGTLAVENAINAQVPINAKYIRSLILTSLEMHDHIVHFYLLHGLDWVDVVSALSADPAKAAQEAMKWSKTPMAAGEGELRAVQEKVQGLVNTGKLGPFANAYWGNKTYAFTPEQNLIGLSHYLKALEVQRIGAEMMAIWGGKNPHPQSIVVGGVTCVRDMLDPARLQEFKQKFVHVAEFIERAYQADILMAAAAFGKEPSVLGGCNISTFMCSESIQLNEEEQLFTGGVIRNKDLTKAENVDLSLIAEDVTHSWYNADKPQHPFDGTTIPEHTPFIERDTIEGKRPTINEAGKYSWVKSPRYNGEPVEVGPLATIAVNYAKGNPYVVPVVNEFLKTTGLPAGALFTTLGRTAARMLHTLIIARNGLTTFESMVANLNSDQTTYIEPTIDPKKEYKGVGVIEAPRGLLSHWLRIKDGLVENYQAVVPTTWNASPIDGNGKIAPYEASLVGLKLEDPTKPLEVLRVIHSFDPCMACSVHVMDYKGQSLSEFRIPAQAV
- a CDS encoding hydrogenase small subunit; this translates as MDSHAALFELGKKRLAELRAMKPLREESFKDKLEQNGITRRDFMIWSATITSLLALPLPFSTMVAEAAELSDRVPLIWLSLAECTGCSESLTRTTTPDISTLLFEHVSLEYQEVLMAAAGQQAEENLENAMKAYKGKYLLAAEGAVPTANNGIYLTLGSKAETGMSLIKRVANDAAAVICVGTCSSFGGVQAARPNPTGAKSVGAVIDRPVINVAGCPPNPANITGTLMYYIMFGRLPALDMFNRPKWAYGARVHDNCERRGHFDAGEFVTEFGDDNAKQGYCLFKMGCKGPYTYNNCPTERFNAHTSWPVLAGHGCIGCSEPDFWDEMAYFEKPLSRQPLHGLDATADTIGAVTLGVTAVGIGAHAVSSIFAKKVEE
- the torD gene encoding molecular chaperone TorD; its protein translation is MQEFIAFNEQRAEIYWWMSSLFARELTDADLHEYHGGEMYTFLSGLGMTEELKAPVEAFREVINQSNTRPDEQLELAADFCGLFLSTPKTGALPYASMYVGTSGLLNDKPAQDMNVLMNDYAIAQRKEFNEPADHLAVELDFMGNLIIMANQQETEEKREELMQAQLSFVNTMLLNWLPLFVKECQNRDQFGFYAAAANLLLAFCKLDAAFLAGE
- the torA gene encoding trimethylamine-N-oxide reductase TorA, producing MATQTNKTGISRRRFLSGLAMASAASVVGTSLLAPRKAMAAEEAKAAFSGEVLSGSHWGAFRAKVVDGVWTETTPFEKDKNPTDMIQAVREVVYNPARVKYPMVRIDWLKQGYKSDTTQRGNNRFVRVPWSQALDFFYHEMERVQNNFGPSALYSGHTGWQSVGKLHNAGTMMKRGVGLHGTTLGKMGDYSTGAAQVILPYVAGAMEVYEQQTSWPLVLEHTDTIVIWASDPIKNLQVGWLVPDHSPYQYYEQLAEKVKNKEIKVIYVDPVVSSTQKVVGGEQIRVNPQTDVPLMLAIAHTLYTENLYNKDFIADYTTGLDKFMPYVLGKTDGVVKNPEWAEKICGIKADDIRALARTMASGRTQIIGGWCLQRMQHGEQYAWMLVVLAAMLGQIGLPGGGFGFGWHYNDAGSITSNGPLMSGFSGVTGVAPIHNGSYDGYSTFIPVARFVDCIDNPGKTINYNGQKIKYPVMKMAIFSGNNPFGHHQDRNKMIKAWTKLETVVSIEHQWTATCRFADIVLPATTTYERNDIEQYGNHSNAGIIALRKIVEPMYESKDDFEIFRELCSRFNREEAFTGGKTQMEIIEEIYNGARLQGRGLGVRMPNFKKFWDGEGFIEFPAGKEWVRHESFRKEPDLEPLGTSSGMIEIYCKTIADMGYKDCQGHPMWFEKTERSHGGPRSDRFPINMQSTHPKDRLHSQLCSSTDFRATYAVAEREPIFINTQDAAARGIKSGDIVRVYNDRGQVLAGAVVTDDYLPGVCRLQEGAWYSPLEGGKVGTICTYGDPNVLTEDIGTSSLAQATSAAAALVQIEKYTGVVPAVTGFNGPIYEEGIDPLFPAMDK
- the torC gene encoding pentaheme c-type cytochrome TorC, whose translation is MKRLWQMLTKPSSKYSILALVFVGIVITLVGIFAVHKGFEHASTNEFCIGCHTMQQNFDEYKESVHFKNASGVRADCVDCHQPKDLVGMVQTKLMASKDVYNQFITKKIDTPEKFEEHRLELAQMVWDRMKKQNSSTCKSCHNYSAMDHAKQSPEAAAAMTDAAAKDMNCIECHKGIAHELPNMAGGFQKDYQNLQAEATSQGATADKLYSLGEKDMFATDDANAKSEGKLLPASEVTVLERKGDMLKVEVNGWLEKAGKGRVMTEYMGKRVFKATIRGDIKANEKIVKEETDPATDIVWQNVTVQAWITKADMIDSIQPIWNYAEEMYGSTCNACHAAPAPGHFTANGWIASLKAMSSYYRLSKTEERTLLKYLQNHGSDTGGAGAH